A window of Mucilaginibacter sp. PAMC 26640 contains these coding sequences:
- a CDS encoding recombination protein RecR: MNFSSKLLEDAVAEFAKLPGVGQKTALRLVLHLLNREKEEVGQFTKAVNRLRNEIQFCQTCHNISDQAVCEICSSAKRDHSLICVVEDTRDVMAVENTNQYNGVYHVLGGLISPMDGVGPSDLQVDTLVERLKENEAKEIIFALSATMEGDTTIFYLHKRLKQFNINISTIARGIAFGGELEYVDEITLGRSIVTRVPYENSLS; this comes from the coding sequence ATGAATTTTTCTTCGAAACTGCTGGAGGATGCTGTTGCTGAGTTTGCCAAATTACCCGGGGTGGGGCAAAAAACCGCCCTGCGTTTAGTACTGCATTTGCTAAACCGAGAAAAGGAAGAGGTGGGCCAGTTTACGAAGGCGGTAAACCGGCTGCGCAATGAAATTCAGTTCTGCCAAACCTGCCATAACATATCAGATCAGGCCGTTTGTGAGATTTGTTCTTCCGCAAAACGCGACCATTCACTCATTTGCGTGGTGGAAGACACGCGAGACGTGATGGCCGTTGAAAACACCAATCAGTATAACGGCGTTTACCATGTGCTTGGGGGCCTGATTTCGCCAATGGATGGCGTAGGCCCGTCAGATTTGCAGGTTGATACGCTGGTTGAAAGATTAAAAGAAAACGAGGCAAAAGAGATCATATTTGCCCTTAGCGCAACCATGGAAGGGGATACCACGATTTTTTACCTGCATAAGCGCTTAAAGCAATTCAATATAAACATCTCAACCATTGCCCGTGGCATAGCTTTTGGAGGTGAATTAGAGTACGTTGACGAGATTACTTTAGGCCGATCTATCGTAACAAGAGTACCGTACGAAAATTCATTATCCTGA
- a CDS encoding RNA pseudouridine synthase: MKFPKFADLILFENDDIIVVNKPPFISSLDEREGGDINMLRLAKQYTDDAQICHRLDKETSGALIVAKNPEAYRAVSMQFERRKVKKVYHAVIDGTHVFDNLFIDLPILNVGKGSVTISRQEGKRAETWFQSLKYYKHYTLVECRPVTGRMHQIRIHLATQRASIAGDEMYKGLPVYLSKLKRKYQLGKDQEELPIMKRFALHAYEVSFKLLNEEEITVHAPYPKDFETLLKLLDKFDL, from the coding sequence ATGAAATTTCCAAAATTTGCCGACCTGATCTTATTCGAGAACGATGATATTATTGTGGTGAATAAACCACCTTTTATCAGTTCGTTGGATGAGCGTGAAGGTGGTGACATTAATATGTTGCGGCTGGCAAAACAGTATACTGATGATGCGCAGATCTGTCACCGTTTAGACAAGGAGACGTCGGGTGCCCTGATCGTCGCTAAAAACCCGGAAGCGTATCGTGCAGTGAGCATGCAATTTGAAAGGCGAAAAGTGAAAAAAGTGTACCATGCTGTCATAGACGGAACGCACGTTTTCGACAATTTGTTTATCGACCTGCCGATTCTCAATGTCGGCAAAGGAAGTGTAACCATTAGCAGGCAGGAGGGTAAACGTGCCGAAACCTGGTTTCAGTCGCTGAAATATTACAAGCATTACACTCTGGTAGAGTGCAGGCCCGTTACCGGTCGGATGCACCAGATCCGCATTCACCTGGCTACACAGAGGGCATCTATTGCGGGCGATGAGATGTATAAGGGCTTGCCCGTTTATTTATCCAAGCTAAAACGTAAATATCAATTAGGTAAAGATCAGGAAGAACTGCCTATCATGAAACGCTTTGCCTTACATGCTTACGAGGTGAGTTTTAAACTATTGAATGAAGAAGAGATAACGGTACATGCTCCATATCCTAAAGATTTTGAAACGTTGTTGAAGCTATTGGACAAGTTTGATTTATAG
- a CDS encoding tryptophan synthase subunit beta (catalyzes the formation of L-tryptophan from L-serine and 1-(indol-3-yl)glycerol 3-phosphate), with protein MMKYGVNEQGYYGDFGGAYIPEMLYPNVEELRQEYLKIMNDESFRAEFDQLMRDYVGRPSPLYHAKRYSEKYGANIFFKREDLNHTGSHKINNAIGQILLAERLGKKRIIAETGAGQHGVATATVCALKGIECIVYMGEVDMARQAPNVSRMKMLGAKVVPATSGSKTLKDATNEALRDWIGNPVDTHYIIGSVVGPYPYPDMVARFQAIISYETKKQLLQQTGSELPQYVMACVGGGSNAMGMFYHFLDDEAVKLVAVEAAGKGVTSGQSAATTFLGREGVLHGSRTILMQTADGQVEEPYSISAGLDYPGIGPQHAHLYKINRAKYVSITDDEALQAGLLCSQMEGIIPAIETAHALAYLEKMTFNKNENVVICLSGRGDKDLDTYIKYFGY; from the coding sequence ATGATGAAGTACGGAGTTAACGAGCAGGGATATTACGGAGATTTTGGCGGAGCATATATACCCGAAATGCTATATCCTAACGTGGAAGAACTGAGGCAGGAGTATTTAAAGATCATGAATGACGAAAGTTTTAGAGCTGAGTTTGACCAGTTGATGCGTGATTATGTAGGCAGGCCCTCACCGCTTTACCACGCTAAAAGATATTCTGAAAAGTACGGCGCCAATATATTTTTTAAACGTGAAGACCTTAATCACACCGGCTCGCATAAAATAAATAATGCCATCGGCCAGATCTTATTAGCCGAGCGCCTTGGCAAAAAGCGCATCATCGCCGAGACAGGTGCCGGACAGCATGGTGTAGCTACCGCAACGGTTTGTGCCTTGAAAGGTATTGAATGCATCGTGTACATGGGTGAGGTGGATATGGCGCGGCAAGCACCAAATGTATCGCGGATGAAAATGCTGGGGGCAAAAGTGGTGCCCGCCACTTCCGGTAGTAAAACACTGAAGGATGCAACTAATGAAGCCCTGCGCGATTGGATAGGTAACCCCGTGGATACGCATTATATCATTGGTTCTGTAGTTGGCCCGTATCCCTATCCGGATATGGTTGCCCGTTTTCAGGCTATTATATCCTACGAAACAAAAAAGCAGCTATTACAGCAAACCGGCAGTGAGTTGCCGCAATACGTAATGGCCTGTGTAGGCGGAGGCAGTAACGCCATGGGTATGTTCTACCATTTTTTAGATGATGAAGCTGTGAAACTGGTAGCTGTTGAGGCAGCTGGTAAAGGGGTAACAAGCGGACAATCTGCTGCAACAACTTTTCTGGGCCGTGAGGGTGTTTTGCATGGTAGTCGTACTATTTTAATGCAAACAGCTGATGGGCAAGTAGAAGAGCCGTATTCCATCTCTGCCGGGCTTGATTATCCGGGTATTGGGCCACAACATGCCCACCTATATAAAATAAACCGGGCAAAATATGTAAGTATTACAGACGACGAGGCCTTGCAGGCCGGTTTGCTTTGCTCGCAGATGGAGGGAATTATTCCTGCTATCGAAACGGCGCATGCGCTGGCCTATCTCGAGAAGATGACGTTTAATAAAAATGAAAACGTGGTAATTTGTCTTTCAGGCAGAGGTGACAAAGATCTGGATACCTATATCAAGTACTTCGGCTATTAA
- a CDS encoding anthranilate phosphoribosyltransferase: MKQILNHLFEHKTFSREQSNEILKNIALGKYNNSQMAAFMTAYCMRSITVNELEGFRDAMLELCLPIDLQSGNLIDLCGTGGDGKDTFNISTLASFVVAGAGYKVAKHGNYGVSSGCGSSNVIEYLGYTFTNDPGKLRKSIDEANICFLHAPLFHPAMKTVAPIRRELGVKTFFNMLGPLVNPAKPGNQLVGVFNLELARVYAYLYQKSDVKYTIVNALDGYDEISLTCDFKTFSAEGEKINSIEALGFTKLNEHEITGGHTVGESAEIFMKVLNDEGTAAQNSVVLSNAALAIKTMSPGKSFADSFYEAEESLVSKKALRSFKTLIAN; this comes from the coding sequence ATGAAACAGATACTTAATCATCTTTTTGAACATAAAACATTTAGCCGCGAGCAGTCGAATGAAATCCTGAAGAACATCGCTTTGGGTAAATATAACAACTCGCAAATGGCGGCATTTATGACTGCTTATTGCATGCGCAGCATCACCGTAAATGAGCTGGAAGGTTTTAGAGATGCTATGCTGGAACTTTGCCTGCCTATCGACTTGCAATCCGGCAACCTAATTGATCTTTGCGGAACCGGGGGCGACGGCAAGGATACTTTCAATATATCTACCCTGGCATCTTTTGTTGTTGCAGGCGCAGGATATAAGGTAGCCAAGCATGGCAACTATGGCGTATCATCAGGTTGTGGTTCTTCTAACGTAATAGAGTATTTAGGCTACACATTCACCAATGATCCTGGCAAGCTTCGTAAAAGTATCGATGAAGCTAATATTTGCTTTTTGCACGCACCGCTTTTTCATCCGGCCATGAAAACGGTGGCGCCCATCCGTAGGGAATTGGGAGTTAAAACGTTTTTTAATATGCTTGGGCCATTGGTTAACCCGGCAAAACCCGGCAATCAGCTGGTTGGTGTATTTAACCTGGAGCTGGCGAGGGTTTATGCTTATCTGTATCAAAAATCTGATGTCAAATATACCATCGTAAACGCTTTAGATGGTTATGATGAAATCTCGCTCACCTGCGATTTTAAGACATTCTCTGCTGAGGGCGAGAAAATAAACAGCATAGAAGCTCTTGGATTTACCAAACTGAATGAACATGAGATTACAGGGGGCCACACCGTTGGCGAATCTGCAGAAATTTTTATGAAGGTGCTTAACGATGAGGGTACGGCGGCACAAAACAGTGTTGTACTAAGCAATGCGGCCCTGGCTATAAAGACGATGAGCCCCGGCAAAAGCTTCGCCGATAGTTTTTACGAGGCCGAAGAATCTTTAGTAAGCAAAAAGGCCTTAAGAAGCTTCAAAACACTAATTGCCAACTGA
- a CDS encoding ion transporter, translating into MAIREQQIRAENDLGFGPQPVIKSQPLINKDGTVNVRRKGLSLFNTADNYHTLIKMSWGRFWVIVLSGYLFANLLFATIYVTIGRDSLEGGAGAEPFGRFLDAFFFSAQTISTVGYGHITPKGIVANSVAAVESMMGLLAFALATGLLYGRFSRPSAKIVYSYNLLVSPYKDGSKGLMFRIANLRRNVLIDLDVQVIFSYNEIVDGKPVRRFFPLELERKEVSILTLNWTIVHPLDHNSPLAEITPDELERGEASFSVLLKAFDDTFSQTVHSRTAFQYNEMVWDAKFVPMFDRDEHGRIILDMSKISAYQAVN; encoded by the coding sequence ATGGCTATACGCGAACAACAGATAAGAGCAGAAAACGATCTCGGTTTTGGCCCTCAGCCGGTGATCAAAAGCCAGCCGTTGATCAATAAAGATGGTACAGTAAACGTAAGGAGAAAAGGCTTGTCCCTATTTAATACGGCCGACAACTACCATACCCTTATTAAAATGAGTTGGGGCAGGTTTTGGGTGATCGTGCTTAGCGGTTACTTGTTTGCCAATCTACTGTTTGCAACAATATATGTTACGATAGGAAGAGATAGCCTTGAAGGAGGCGCCGGAGCAGAACCATTTGGCCGTTTTCTGGATGCCTTCTTCTTCTCTGCCCAAACCATCTCTACCGTGGGTTACGGTCATATCACCCCAAAAGGTATTGTGGCCAACAGTGTGGCCGCGGTAGAATCTATGATGGGCTTGCTTGCTTTTGCATTAGCTACAGGTTTACTTTACGGGCGGTTTTCCAGGCCATCTGCCAAGATTGTATACAGTTATAATCTACTGGTGAGCCCTTACAAAGATGGTAGCAAAGGCTTAATGTTCCGGATAGCTAATTTGCGGCGAAATGTATTGATAGACCTGGATGTACAGGTGATTTTCTCCTATAATGAAATCGTAGACGGCAAACCGGTGAGGCGCTTTTTTCCTTTAGAACTGGAGCGGAAAGAAGTGAGCATCCTTACCCTCAATTGGACGATTGTTCACCCACTGGATCACAACAGTCCGCTCGCTGAGATTACCCCAGATGAACTGGAACGCGGAGAGGCTTCGTTCTCCGTTTTACTCAAGGCTTTCGATGACACCTTCTCTCAAACGGTACATTCACGCACCGCTTTTCAGTACAACGAAATGGTTTGGGATGCCAAGTTTGTACCAATGTTTGACCGGGATGAACACGGCCGTATCATACTGGATATGAGCAAAATAAGCGCCTACCAGGCTGTAAATTAA
- a CDS encoding DNA-binding response regulator, with protein MSTGKQKILIVDDEPDILELIEYNLKKEGYQVFSARNGQEAVAEAKKTLPDLIVLDIMMPKMDGIEACRIMRTMPEFKNTFMVFLTARSEEYSEIAGFNVGADDYIAKPIKPRALVSRINAILRRNAPPEEVTDNKLEIGNLVIDREAYLVYKDGVKVVLAKKEFELLYLLASKPGKVYTREVILKNIWEDSVVVTNRTIDVHIRKLREKLGDDCVATVKGVGYKFEAH; from the coding sequence ATGAGCACCGGAAAACAGAAGATTCTTATTGTTGACGACGAACCCGATATTTTAGAGCTGATTGAATACAATTTAAAAAAAGAAGGTTATCAGGTTTTCTCGGCCCGTAATGGCCAGGAAGCAGTAGCTGAAGCAAAAAAAACACTGCCAGATCTTATCGTGCTGGACATCATGATGCCCAAGATGGACGGTATCGAAGCTTGCCGCATCATGCGTACCATGCCAGAGTTTAAAAATACATTTATGGTGTTTTTAACGGCACGGAGCGAAGAGTACAGCGAAATTGCCGGCTTTAATGTTGGCGCAGATGATTACATCGCAAAACCAATCAAGCCACGCGCATTGGTTAGCCGTATTAATGCTATTTTACGAAGAAACGCACCGCCGGAAGAGGTTACCGACAACAAATTGGAAATTGGTAATTTGGTGATTGATCGTGAGGCATACCTGGTTTATAAAGATGGCGTTAAAGTTGTGTTAGCCAAAAAAGAATTTGAGTTGCTTTATTTGCTGGCCTCAAAACCTGGAAAGGTTTATACACGTGAAGTGATTCTTAAAAATATCTGGGAAGATTCAGTAGTGGTAACCAACAGAACAATTGATGTACACATCAGGAAGCTCCGCGAAAAACTTGGAGATGACTGTGTAGCCACTGTAAAAGGAGTTGGATACAAATTTGAAGCTCATTAA
- a CDS encoding N-(5'-phosphoribosyl)anthranilate isomerase — protein MKIKVCGLKDPANIKAVAALSPDYMGFICYNRSPRFISDLDEDVLATLPDHILKTGVFVNASIEHISKVMNKYGFDAIQLHGTENPEACAFFRPKLLVIKAFGVDEEFEFGRLIDYRNKVDFFLFDTKTPVHGGSGKTFDWTMLNRYAGDIPFFLSGGLSPENLQEVAKIDHPMFYGVDLNSKFEVSPGLKDVDKLKTAFSTIKNI, from the coding sequence ATGAAAATTAAGGTATGCGGGTTAAAAGACCCGGCTAATATTAAAGCGGTAGCAGCCCTATCACCCGATTATATGGGTTTTATATGCTACAATCGTTCTCCCAGGTTTATTAGCGATCTGGATGAAGATGTATTAGCTACCTTGCCTGATCATATCCTCAAAACAGGCGTTTTTGTAAATGCCTCGATAGAGCATATCAGTAAAGTAATGAACAAATACGGGTTTGACGCGATACAGCTGCACGGAACTGAAAATCCGGAAGCATGTGCCTTTTTTAGACCCAAATTATTGGTAATTAAAGCCTTTGGCGTCGATGAGGAATTTGAATTCGGAAGGTTGATTGATTATCGCAACAAAGTTGATTTTTTCCTGTTCGATACCAAGACCCCAGTGCACGGTGGATCTGGCAAAACGTTCGACTGGACAATGTTGAACAGGTATGCCGGCGATATCCCGTTCTTTTTATCAGGGGGTTTAAGCCCGGAAAATCTGCAGGAAGTAGCTAAAATAGATCATCCTATGTTTTATGGGGTAGATTTGAACAGCAAATTTGAAGTGTCGCCGGGACTTAAAGATGTTGATAAACTAAAAACGGCATTTAGTACTATAAAAAATATTTAA
- a CDS encoding short-chain dehydrogenase, which produces MKLKDKVIIITGASSGIGKALAIELAQRGAKLVLAARHYVSLCQISQDIERKYNTQALAIACDVTIEEDCAQLVKQTMVTFGRVDILINNAGISMRALFKDVDVKVLKSLMDVNFWGAVYCTKYALPEITKTKGSIVAVSSIAGYKGLPGRSGYSASKYAMNGFFDALRVEHLKTGVHIMVACPGFTASNIRNTALDQYGSQQRKSTLEEDKMMSSEQVAKIIANGIENRERTLIMTGQGKLTVFISKFLPGFLDTQVYKVFSKERNPLLK; this is translated from the coding sequence ATGAAGTTGAAAGATAAGGTTATCATCATAACCGGTGCTTCCTCAGGCATTGGTAAAGCACTTGCAATTGAACTTGCGCAACGCGGCGCAAAACTGGTTTTGGCCGCCCGGCATTATGTTAGTCTTTGCCAGATTAGCCAGGATATTGAACGTAAATACAACACGCAGGCCCTCGCAATTGCTTGTGATGTAACTATAGAAGAAGATTGCGCGCAACTGGTCAAACAAACGATGGTTACTTTTGGGCGTGTTGATATATTGATTAACAACGCCGGTATTTCCATGCGTGCCCTTTTTAAAGATGTAGATGTCAAGGTTTTGAAAAGCCTGATGGACGTAAATTTTTGGGGAGCGGTATATTGCACCAAATACGCATTGCCCGAGATTACTAAAACAAAAGGCAGCATAGTGGCAGTATCTTCTATAGCTGGATACAAAGGTTTGCCGGGGCGCTCTGGATACTCTGCTTCCAAATATGCGATGAACGGTTTTTTTGACGCGTTACGGGTGGAGCATCTAAAAACAGGTGTACATATCATGGTAGCGTGCCCGGGTTTTACTGCTTCAAATATTCGGAACACCGCTCTTGATCAATACGGCTCGCAACAGCGGAAAAGTACCCTGGAGGAAGATAAAATGATGAGTTCCGAACAGGTCGCTAAGATTATTGCCAATGGCATAGAGAATCGTGAGCGAACGCTTATCATGACAGGGCAGGGGAAGCTAACCGTTTTTATCAGCAAATTTCTGCCGGGCTTTTTAGATACCCAGGTGTACAAGGTTTTTTCCAAGGAACGAAATCCGCTGTTAAAATAA
- the gatB gene encoding aspartyl/glutamyl-tRNA amidotransferase subunit B (allows the formation of correctly charged Asn-tRNA(Asn) or Gln-tRNA(Gln) through the transamidation of misacylated Asp-tRNA(Asn) or Glu-tRNA(Gln) in organisms which lack either or both of asparaginyl-tRNA or glutaminyl-tRNA synthetases; reaction takes place in the presence of glutamine and ATP through an activated phospho-Asp-tRNA(Asn) or phospho-Glu-tRNA), with protein sequence MEVLTGCVSDKYELVVGLEIHAQLSTLSKAFSSDSAAFGAGPNEHVSPVSLGHPGTLPRINKKMVEYAVKMGLACNSAINLQNTFARKNYFYADLPKGYQTTQDQHPICLGGFVTVKLSDHTTKDIAIHHIHMEDDAGKSSHDQHDQYSLIDLNRAGVPLIEIVSEPDLRSAEEAGQFLTEVRRLLRYLDICDGNMEEGSMRCDANISVRLHGAAAYGNRCEVKNLNSIRNVQRAIEHEFARQIGIIEEGGRIDQNTLNFNADTGETSVLRSKEMANDYRYFPEPDLLPVLITDAYLDGIREQMPVLPKELFAKYTTTLGLSDYDAGVITADKHFAAYFEEVIKHTDHYKSAANWLMGAVRSYLNDHNLTIDEIALKPAQLASLIKLVDEGKVNNSVAAHKLFPEMIKGNNKTADQLAKDLNLGISDDASQLDEFIKAALAKFPDKVIEYQKGKKGVLGLFMGEIMKISKGKIDPKKTNQLLIKELESK encoded by the coding sequence ATGGAAGTTCTAACAGGCTGCGTGAGTGATAAATATGAGTTAGTTGTAGGATTAGAGATACACGCGCAATTATCTACTTTAAGTAAAGCATTTTCATCAGATTCAGCAGCGTTTGGTGCGGGCCCGAATGAACATGTAAGTCCTGTTTCTTTAGGCCATCCGGGTACGCTACCGCGCATTAACAAAAAAATGGTGGAGTACGCGGTAAAAATGGGCCTTGCGTGTAATTCTGCTATTAATTTGCAGAATACCTTTGCCCGTAAGAATTATTTTTACGCTGATTTGCCAAAAGGCTATCAAACTACCCAGGATCAGCACCCTATTTGTTTGGGTGGTTTCGTAACCGTAAAATTATCCGACCATACCACAAAAGATATCGCCATCCACCATATACATATGGAAGATGATGCCGGTAAAAGCTCACATGATCAACATGACCAATATTCTCTGATTGATTTGAACAGGGCGGGGGTACCTTTAATAGAAATTGTTTCAGAGCCGGATTTGCGCAGTGCTGAAGAAGCCGGGCAGTTCCTTACTGAAGTGCGCCGGCTTTTGCGTTACCTGGACATTTGCGACGGTAATATGGAAGAGGGCAGTATGCGCTGCGATGCAAATATCTCGGTAAGATTACATGGTGCGGCAGCATACGGCAATCGCTGCGAGGTAAAAAATCTAAATTCTATCCGTAATGTGCAGCGGGCCATAGAGCACGAATTTGCGCGCCAGATAGGTATTATTGAAGAGGGTGGCCGGATAGATCAAAATACTTTGAACTTTAATGCCGATACCGGTGAAACTTCCGTGTTGCGATCAAAGGAAATGGCTAACGATTACCGCTATTTTCCCGAGCCGGATCTGTTGCCTGTCTTAATTACCGATGCCTATCTTGATGGAATACGTGAGCAAATGCCGGTATTGCCTAAAGAATTGTTTGCCAAATACACTACAACCTTAGGTCTGTCTGATTATGATGCGGGTGTTATTACTGCAGACAAGCACTTCGCTGCTTATTTTGAAGAGGTTATTAAACATACTGATCATTATAAATCAGCAGCCAACTGGCTGATGGGAGCGGTTAGATCCTATCTCAACGATCATAACCTGACCATTGACGAAATAGCCCTAAAGCCCGCACAACTCGCCAGCTTAATAAAACTGGTAGACGAGGGTAAGGTGAATAATTCGGTAGCGGCACACAAGTTGTTTCCGGAGATGATCAAGGGCAATAATAAAACTGCCGACCAGTTAGCCAAAGACCTCAACCTGGGCATCAGCGATGATGCTTCCCAACTAGATGAGTTTATTAAAGCTGCCCTGGCTAAGTTTCCGGACAAGGTAATTGAATACCAAAAGGGAAAGAAAGGCGTTTTAGGCTTGTTTATGGGGGAGATCATGAAGATCTCGAAAGGCAAAATCGACCCGAAAAAAACCAATCAATTATTGATAAAAGAATTAGAATCAAAATAA